From a region of the Campylobacter showae genome:
- the rfaQ gene encoding putative lipopolysaccharide heptosyltransferase III, with product MKDKKIKILVMKFRNIGDVLLTTPLIENLRRIYPDAQIDFALNKGTEAMIEGNPNIQNIHVYDRANIKEVGFFKRLWRELKFIRTIKKQKYDIAVQTTTGDRGIIVAKYAKIKTIVGFEGKNKTVNKIITHKAPKIGGLRHTVDRNLDALAALGLEPSGKRVSVYFDPECISHLNLPPKFIHVHLTSRWMFKCADDETMAAIIDFCEELGVRVVLTADNNDAELKKLDDVLALCSSSPVNLGGKLTLKQTAALSKRSAMFIGVDTAIMHLAAANDVPVIALFGPSGAFEWGPWDNELDANGYTQRNGNQTMGKHAVFQKDWDFVPCDKEGMIKHGVERTLMRFEGEELEAIERKIRENLSQS from the coding sequence ATGAAAGATAAAAAAATCAAAATTCTAGTTATGAAATTTAGAAACATCGGCGACGTGTTGCTCACGACTCCGCTCATCGAAAACCTGCGCCGCATCTACCCTGACGCGCAGATAGATTTCGCGCTAAACAAGGGCACGGAAGCGATGATCGAAGGCAACCCGAACATCCAAAACATCCACGTCTACGACCGCGCAAATATAAAAGAGGTCGGCTTTTTCAAACGACTTTGGCGCGAGCTAAAGTTTATCCGCACCATCAAAAAGCAAAAATACGACATCGCCGTGCAAACCACGACGGGAGACCGCGGTATCATCGTCGCCAAATACGCCAAGATAAAAACCATCGTGGGCTTTGAGGGCAAAAACAAGACCGTAAATAAAATAATAACTCACAAAGCCCCTAAAATAGGCGGCCTACGCCACACCGTGGATAGAAATCTAGACGCCTTAGCCGCGCTCGGGCTTGAGCCTAGCGGCAAAAGAGTGAGCGTGTATTTTGATCCAGAGTGCATCAGTCATCTAAATTTGCCGCCTAAATTTATCCACGTGCATCTAACTAGCCGCTGGATGTTTAAGTGCGCGGACGACGAAACTATGGCTGCGATAATCGACTTTTGCGAAGAGCTTGGCGTGCGCGTAGTGCTGACGGCCGATAACAACGACGCCGAGCTAAAAAAGCTAGACGACGTGCTGGCGCTGTGCTCCTCTAGCCCCGTAAATCTAGGCGGCAAGCTCACCCTAAAGCAAACCGCCGCTCTATCAAAGCGTTCCGCGATGTTTATCGGCGTGGATACGGCGATCATGCACCTAGCTGCGGCTAACGACGTGCCCGTGATCGCGCTGTTTGGGCCTAGCGGGGCGTTTGAGTGGGGGCCGTGGGATAACGAACTAGACGCAAACGGCTACACGCAGCGCAACGGCAACCAAACTATGGGCAAGCACGCGGTATTTCAAAAAGACTGGGACTTCGTGCCGTGCGACAAAGAGGGGATGATAAAGCACGGCGTGGAGCGAACGCTGATGAGATTTGAGGGCGAGGAGCTGGAGGCGATAGAGAGGAAAATCAGGGAAAATTTAAGCCAAAGCTAA
- a CDS encoding glycosyltransferase family 2 protein, translating to MLSVVILTLNSEKYLAEVLKSCEFADEVVVVDSGSQDATEQICAGFKNVKFHKQKWLGFSAQKQLGVDLARNRWVFVLDSDEVILEPLREEILQILQRPEFCAYEVARANIFFGKEVRTMGLYPDCTVRLFDKTRAEFDGREIHEKVVLKSAAKTDEQTSANGTNLTAAKNQIGRLKNHFKHYAYDSIEQFIAKQNRYSSLGAKGAKSSKFKAILNPAWTFFKLFFLKGGWREGWRGYVIARLYAQYTFWKYVK from the coding sequence ATGCTAAGCGTCGTTATCCTCACGCTTAATAGCGAAAAATACCTCGCCGAGGTGCTAAAAAGCTGCGAATTTGCAGATGAAGTCGTAGTCGTCGATAGCGGCTCGCAGGACGCTACGGAGCAAATTTGCGCGGGGTTTAAAAACGTCAAATTTCACAAGCAAAAATGGCTGGGATTTAGCGCGCAAAAGCAGCTGGGCGTGGATCTAGCGCGCAATCGCTGGGTTTTCGTGCTAGATAGCGACGAGGTGATTTTAGAGCCGCTGAGGGAGGAAATTTTGCAAATTTTACAGCGTCCCGAGTTTTGCGCATACGAGGTGGCTCGCGCAAATATCTTTTTCGGTAAAGAAGTGCGCACTATGGGGCTTTATCCAGACTGCACGGTTAGGCTGTTTGACAAGACGCGGGCGGAATTTGACGGGCGAGAGATACACGAAAAGGTCGTTTTAAAAAGCGCGGCGAAAACGGACGAACAAACCTCGGCAAACGGCACAAATTTAACCGCCGCCAAAAATCAAATCGGCAGGCTAAAAAATCACTTCAAACACTATGCCTATGATAGCATCGAGCAGTTTATCGCCAAGCAAAATCGCTACTCGAGCCTGGGCGCAAAGGGCGCAAAATCAAGTAAATTTAAAGCCATTTTAAATCCCGCGTGGACGTTTTTTAAGCTATTTTTTCTAAAAGGCGGCTGGCGCGAGGGCTGGCGCGGCTACGTGATAGCAAGGCTTTACGCGCAATACACATTTTGGAAGTACGTAAAATGA
- a CDS encoding lipid A biosynthesis lauroyl acyltransferase: MRDLFYLWLYRFFKFIFTVTPTFLLDPFLNFIAFLFYKFDAKHTKIIRANLNFAYAGELTAEQKEQIIKDTYQNFAKFAVNFIKNQNASKEKILEKVEFKNLEIFQNALASGRPIIVQTAHYGQWELFSLAMAAKFGGVSIVGRALDSAVMQRILAANRTRFDIELIDKMGGAKQILKAVKARRLVGILVDQNTAKDEGVEVKFFGRKVLHTPAVSIFAQKTDALIVPAFIREKGPNLSEICFFPPIDVRGFDKDEAVLKATQAQADATEAAVREKPGEYFWFHKRFKHFNEEIYKC, encoded by the coding sequence ATGCGTGATTTATTTTACCTTTGGCTTTATAGATTTTTTAAATTTATCTTTACCGTTACGCCCACGTTTTTGCTGGATCCTTTTTTAAATTTCATCGCATTTTTGTTTTATAAATTTGACGCTAAGCACACAAAAATCATCAGAGCAAATCTAAATTTTGCCTACGCGGGCGAGCTCACGGCCGAGCAAAAAGAGCAAATCATAAAAGACACGTACCAAAACTTCGCCAAATTTGCGGTAAATTTTATAAAAAATCAAAACGCGAGCAAGGAAAAAATCCTAGAAAAAGTCGAATTTAAAAACTTAGAAATCTTTCAAAACGCGCTCGCATCGGGTCGTCCGATCATCGTACAAACCGCGCACTACGGGCAGTGGGAGCTCTTTTCGCTGGCGATGGCGGCCAAATTTGGCGGCGTTAGCATCGTCGGACGCGCGCTTGATAGCGCGGTCATGCAGCGCATTTTGGCGGCAAACCGCACCCGCTTTGACATCGAGCTCATCGACAAAATGGGCGGCGCCAAGCAAATCCTAAAAGCGGTTAAGGCGCGCCGATTGGTCGGCATCCTAGTCGATCAAAACACTGCAAAAGACGAGGGCGTAGAGGTCAAATTTTTCGGGCGAAAAGTCCTACATACGCCCGCAGTTAGCATTTTCGCGCAAAAAACGGACGCTCTCATCGTGCCCGCATTTATCCGCGAAAAAGGGCCAAACCTCAGCGAAATTTGCTTTTTCCCGCCGATTGACGTTAGGGGTTTTGATAAAGACGAAGCCGTACTAAAAGCCACGCAAGCGCAAGCTGACGCCACCGAGGCTGCCGTACGCGAGAAGCCCGGCGAGTACTTTTGGTTTCACAAACGATTTAAGCATTTTAACGAGGAAATTTATAAATGCTAA
- the waaC gene encoding lipopolysaccharide heptosyltransferase I, with product MSKNLSPNIAVIKLSALGDIVHATTVLQFIKKHLPQAKITWFADAKFSEILFLCPQISRVVSLPLKNGEYKKSLQLIASAKQEGKFDYVIDLQGLLKSAAVAKLLGKNSYGFDKFSAKEPLAALFYKHKFSCDYAQNIILRNLGLTAFALGFSFSEDEILAKQPCFNAQQIKIESSKKKILIAPFASEPSKIYDKFEDVIALLDEPQNEIFVCFNGENEEKKAINLIKNSNAKPLSLSLKELVNFISSCDLVIGNDSGVTHIAWAQNRPSITLFGNRPAERNAFASPINLTLDAGKKIDAKKIDKSDFCVRDIAPQAIASAAKRLLDA from the coding sequence ATGAGTAAAAATTTAAGCCCAAACATCGCCGTTATCAAGCTCTCCGCCCTGGGCGATATCGTCCATGCGACGACCGTGTTGCAGTTTATCAAAAAGCACTTGCCGCAGGCTAAAATTACGTGGTTTGCCGACGCTAAATTTAGCGAGATTTTGTTTCTTTGCCCGCAAATTTCGCGCGTCGTATCGCTACCGCTAAAAAACGGCGAATACAAAAAAAGCTTGCAGCTGATCGCCTCTGCTAAGCAAGAAGGAAAATTTGACTACGTCATTGACCTGCAAGGGCTTCTTAAATCCGCCGCAGTTGCGAAGCTTCTTGGCAAAAACAGTTACGGATTTGATAAATTTAGCGCCAAAGAACCGCTTGCGGCGCTGTTTTACAAGCATAAATTTAGCTGCGACTACGCCCAAAACATCATCTTGCGAAATTTGGGCCTTACGGCTTTTGCTCTGGGTTTTAGCTTTAGCGAGGATGAGATTTTAGCCAAACAGCCTTGTTTTAACGCCCAGCAAATTAAAATTGAAAGCTCGAAAAAGAAAATTTTGATCGCTCCTTTTGCTAGCGAGCCCAGTAAAATTTACGATAAATTTGAAGACGTTATCGCCCTACTAGACGAGCCGCAAAATGAAATTTTCGTCTGCTTTAACGGCGAAAACGAGGAGAAAAAAGCCATAAATTTGATCAAAAACTCAAACGCAAAACCGCTAAGCTTAAGCCTAAAAGAGCTCGTAAATTTTATCTCGTCCTGCGACCTTGTTATCGGCAACGATAGCGGCGTGACACATATCGCATGGGCGCAAAACCGCCCCTCTATCACGCTTTTTGGCAACCGCCCCGCAGAGCGAAACGCCTTTGCGAGCCCCATAAATTTAACGCTGGACGCGGGCAAAAAAATAGACGCGAAAAAGATAGACAAAAGCGACTTTTGCGTGCGAGATATCGCGCCGCAGGCTATCGCAAGCGCGGCAAAAAGGCTACTTGATGCGTGA
- a CDS encoding 3'-5' exonuclease encodes MAKNYICVFDCETVPDTALLRKIYGFEGSDAEVARQAFAAQKAASGSEFLPVMFHCVVAISAVMADEYGKFLRVSTMKGANEREILNKFIGFVNSHNPRLVSFNGRGFDLPMILMRAMRYNVSFPSFYEVENKELGKGKWDGNYRDRYSGKFHFDLLDHVSEFGSVRGLKLDTLCASLNLPGKYDVHGDQVMELFFDGKIDKINEYCESDVLNTYWLFLKYELLRGNLTLDDYADDISVMSEWLAANCAQMGYTPVFCEAVDRELVRLETQNYEDEPELDEDGEQAGAEEYYTEENMPEINLDEQ; translated from the coding sequence ATGGCTAAAAATTATATCTGCGTTTTTGACTGCGAAACGGTGCCGGACACCGCGCTTTTGCGTAAAATTTACGGCTTTGAGGGAAGCGACGCGGAGGTGGCGAGGCAGGCGTTTGCCGCGCAAAAAGCAGCAAGTGGAAGCGAGTTTTTACCCGTGATGTTTCACTGCGTCGTGGCGATTTCAGCTGTGATGGCGGACGAGTACGGTAAATTTTTGCGCGTAAGCACGATGAAGGGCGCAAACGAGCGCGAAATCCTAAATAAATTTATCGGCTTCGTAAACTCGCACAACCCGCGTCTCGTGAGCTTTAACGGGCGCGGCTTTGACCTGCCGATGATTTTAATGCGCGCGATGAGGTACAACGTCTCGTTTCCGAGCTTTTACGAGGTCGAAAACAAGGAGCTTGGCAAAGGCAAATGGGACGGCAACTACCGCGATCGATACAGCGGTAAATTTCACTTTGATCTGCTTGACCACGTGAGCGAGTTTGGCTCCGTGCGCGGGCTAAAGCTGGACACGCTCTGCGCTAGCTTAAATTTGCCCGGTAAATACGACGTGCACGGCGATCAGGTGATGGAGCTGTTTTTTGACGGCAAGATAGATAAGATCAACGAATACTGCGAAAGCGACGTGCTAAACACCTACTGGCTTTTCCTAAAATACGAGCTTTTGCGCGGAAATTTGACGCTGGATGATTACGCCGACGATATCTCGGTGATGAGCGAGTGGCTAGCGGCAAACTGCGCTCAGATGGGCTATACGCCGGTTTTTTGCGAGGCGGTCGATCGCGAACTAGTGCGCCTTGAGACGCAAAACTACGAGGATGAGCCCGAGCTTGACGAAGACGGCGAACAGGCCGGGGCAGAGGAGTACTACACCGAAGAAAATATGCCCGAGATAAATTTGGACGAGCAGTGA
- a CDS encoding right-handed parallel beta-helix repeat-containing protein, whose translation MPSIKKAALSCLFSAFALLGHAAELYVSKDLGDNANAGTKEAPLKNIEKAAQIAQDGDKIYVAEGNYYGLRDKGFIIIKKPIEIYGGYSKDFAARDVLKYQTRITPPASANGTGSSNPLVEMDVVAAPGERLVFDGIIFDKGNSNAYDASRGWPRGVETGMLVLPPGVGQNGKTTNVITAAKPLLGGKFLGGGELAIRNSVFSNGNNSAVRLGAHGEVNITNNVFVANAISACEIWGAKNQADAAKIDFSYNTMLFTWPRTASFGDGGQGFKVMTKADVVIRRNIIGLSAFAAIERARIDSPVAMEKGRKVRVNDNRFFLNKKADVILPGLGLFETIFAKDFADVDLFDEAVGNEELKDDKTLRKAINKAYLEGFLDASYKESVEYDPNSFTNELRRVFGINQIATGQSEVSMFANKYPLKDAVKLFGAVEGYGAQEIKY comes from the coding sequence ATGCCTAGTATCAAAAAAGCCGCCTTGTCTTGCCTTTTTAGCGCATTTGCCCTGCTCGGACACGCAGCCGAGCTCTACGTCTCAAAAGATCTGGGCGACAACGCAAACGCGGGCACCAAAGAAGCGCCGCTAAAAAACATCGAAAAAGCCGCTCAGATAGCCCAAGACGGAGATAAAATTTACGTCGCCGAGGGCAACTACTACGGGCTAAGAGACAAGGGCTTTATCATCATTAAAAAGCCCATCGAGATCTACGGCGGCTACTCCAAGGACTTCGCCGCGCGCGACGTTTTAAAGTACCAAACACGCATCACGCCGCCCGCGTCCGCTAACGGCACGGGCTCGTCAAATCCGCTAGTCGAGATGGACGTTGTCGCAGCGCCAGGAGAGAGGCTCGTTTTTGACGGCATTATCTTTGACAAGGGCAACTCAAACGCCTATGACGCCAGCAGAGGATGGCCACGAGGCGTAGAAACAGGCATGCTCGTCCTGCCGCCCGGAGTCGGTCAAAACGGCAAGACTACAAACGTCATTACGGCCGCCAAGCCGCTTTTGGGCGGTAAATTTTTAGGCGGCGGCGAGCTTGCGATACGAAACAGCGTCTTTAGCAACGGCAACAACTCCGCAGTGAGGCTGGGTGCTCACGGCGAGGTAAATATCACAAACAACGTCTTTGTCGCAAACGCCATCAGCGCCTGCGAAATTTGGGGCGCGAAAAATCAAGCCGACGCCGCCAAAATCGACTTTAGCTACAACACCATGCTTTTTACGTGGCCGCGAACGGCTAGCTTTGGCGACGGTGGCCAAGGCTTTAAGGTCATGACTAAAGCAGACGTTGTCATCCGCCGCAACATCATCGGCCTCTCGGCCTTTGCGGCGATAGAGCGCGCCCGTATCGACAGCCCCGTAGCCATGGAAAAAGGGCGAAAAGTGCGCGTAAACGACAACCGCTTTTTCCTCAACAAAAAAGCCGACGTAATCCTGCCGGGGCTCGGACTTTTCGAGACTATATTTGCAAAGGATTTTGCAGATGTGGATCTCTTTGACGAGGCGGTCGGTAACGAGGAGCTAAAGGACGATAAAACGCTGCGAAAAGCCATAAATAAGGCGTATTTGGAGGGATTTTTGGACGCTTCGTACAAAGAGAGCGTGGAATACGATCCAAACTCGTTTACAAACGAGCTAAGAAGGGTGTTTGGGATAAATCAAATCGCGACGGGACAAAGCGAAGTATCGATGTTTGCCAACAAATATCCGCTAAAAGACGCGGTTAAGCTCTTTGGCGCGGTCGAAGGCTACGGCGCGCAGGAGATAAAGTACTGA
- a CDS encoding NAD-dependent epimerase yields the protein MKILVTGTAGFIGFHLANALVKRGDEVVGYDVINDYYDVNLKLSRLKTAGFDVSEIDYGKLITSKTQPNLKFIKADLADAETMKRLFEKENFDCVVNLAAQAGVRYSLINPQAYIDSNVTGFMNILECCRHNQTANLVYASSSSVYGLNENMPFSTHEGVNHPISLYAATKKSNEMMAHTYSHLFGVPTTGLRFFTVYGPWGRPDMALFLFVDAALKGKKIDVFNYGKMKRDFTYVDDIVNGIIKCVDNPAKQNLAWDAKHPDPATSSAPFKVYNIGNNSPVELMDYIKAVELKIGREIEKNFLPLQAGDVPATYADVGDLVADFDYKPNTSVNDGVARFIEWYCEFYGVKI from the coding sequence ATGAAAATTTTAGTAACCGGAACGGCGGGATTTATCGGATTTCACTTGGCAAACGCCCTCGTAAAAAGAGGCGACGAGGTCGTCGGATACGACGTGATAAACGACTACTACGACGTAAATTTAAAGCTCTCGCGCCTAAAAACGGCCGGCTTTGACGTGAGCGAGATAGACTATGGCAAGCTTATCACCTCAAAAACGCAGCCTAATTTAAAATTTATAAAGGCCGATCTAGCCGATGCCGAGACGATGAAGAGGCTATTTGAGAAAGAAAATTTTGACTGCGTCGTAAATTTGGCCGCACAGGCGGGCGTTCGCTACTCGCTAATAAATCCGCAAGCCTACATCGACAGCAACGTCACGGGATTTATGAACATCCTCGAGTGCTGCCGCCACAACCAAACCGCAAATTTGGTCTACGCAAGCTCGAGCTCGGTCTACGGCCTAAACGAAAATATGCCGTTTTCTACGCACGAAGGCGTAAATCACCCGATCAGCCTCTACGCCGCGACTAAAAAAAGTAACGAAATGATGGCGCATACGTATTCGCACCTCTTTGGCGTGCCGACTACGGGACTGCGATTTTTCACTGTTTACGGTCCGTGGGGGCGCCCCGATATGGCGCTGTTTTTGTTTGTAGACGCCGCGCTAAAAGGCAAGAAAATCGACGTTTTTAACTACGGCAAGATGAAGCGCGACTTTACCTACGTGGACGACATCGTAAATGGCATCATAAAATGCGTCGATAACCCCGCCAAGCAAAATCTGGCGTGGGACGCGAAGCACCCTGATCCCGCCACCTCAAGCGCGCCGTTTAAGGTCTATAATATCGGCAACAACAGTCCCGTAGAACTTATGGACTACATCAAGGCCGTCGAGCTAAAAATCGGCCGCGAGATAGAAAAAAACTTCCTCCCGCTTCAAGCCGGCGACGTACCTGCGACCTATGCGGACGTGGGTGATCTGGTAGCGGACTTTGACTACAAGCCAAACACTAGCGTAAATGACGGCGTAGCGAGGTTTATCGAGTGGTACTGCGAGTTTTACGGGGTTAAAATTTGA
- a CDS encoding DNA ligase, protein MRFFALLLAVFLNLALAAQSENLNNAVGAGAAKKDKFELLKLSEYKGQNVGGWLASEKLDGVRAYWDGRNLRSRNGKILAAPGGWSAHFPSFALDGELYTARGEFEKIQSIVMDKTPSVAAWSEVKFYVFDVPEAGGGLLERLSELEKFIAKNPQAGQNLKIIKQVKVKDNAEFEAFAEHIVANGGEGAVVREPNAPYERKRSKNALKYKKFKDAECEVTAINEGTGKYAGLMGSVTCKALGAAGSNTDEQIPHGVKFKVGSGFSDEERANPPKIGSIITYKYQNLTAKGLPRFPIFLRVRED, encoded by the coding sequence TTGAGATTTTTCGCGCTCTTGTTAGCCGTCTTTTTAAATTTAGCTCTAGCGGCGCAGAGCGAAAATTTAAACAATGCAGTGGGCGCAGGTGCCGCTAAAAAAGATAAATTTGAGCTTTTAAAACTTAGCGAATACAAAGGCCAAAATGTCGGCGGATGGCTAGCTAGCGAGAAGCTTGACGGCGTGCGCGCCTACTGGGACGGGCGAAATTTGCGTTCGCGAAACGGTAAAATTTTGGCCGCGCCAGGTGGCTGGAGTGCGCATTTTCCGTCTTTTGCGCTCGACGGCGAGCTCTACACCGCACGGGGCGAATTTGAAAAAATCCAATCGATCGTGATGGATAAAACGCCCAGCGTCGCGGCGTGGAGCGAGGTTAAATTTTACGTTTTTGACGTGCCTGAGGCCGGCGGCGGACTTTTAGAGCGTCTTAGCGAGCTTGAAAAATTTATCGCAAAGAACCCGCAAGCCGGGCAAAATTTAAAGATAATAAAGCAGGTAAAAGTAAAAGATAACGCCGAATTTGAGGCATTTGCCGAGCATATCGTCGCAAATGGCGGCGAGGGCGCGGTCGTGCGAGAACCAAATGCACCCTACGAGCGAAAACGAAGTAAAAACGCGCTGAAATATAAAAAATTTAAAGACGCCGAGTGCGAGGTGACGGCTATAAACGAGGGCACGGGCAAATACGCCGGGCTCATGGGCTCGGTAACTTGCAAGGCGCTCGGTGCGGCCGGCTCAAACACGGACGAGCAAATCCCGCACGGAGTCAAATTTAAAGTGGGCTCGGGTTTTAGCGACGAAGAGCGCGCAAATCCGCCTAAAATCGGCTCTATAATAACCTACAAGTATCAAAATTTAACCGCAAAAGGGTTGCCTAGGTTTCCGATATTTTTGCGGGTTAGAGAGGATTAA
- the galE gene encoding UDP-glucose 4-epimerase GalE encodes MKILITGGAGYIGSHVLKALLKQGGHEITVVDNLCKGTTKALDALEKIGKFKFVKANLEDDLGGIFAEGKFDAIIHFAAFIEVFESTQYPLKYYLNNTANVAKILTYCKQYGVNKFIFSSTAAVYGEPEIGEVDEQTAANPINPYGRSKLMSEWIIKDYAASNENFKFAILRYFNVAGADEEGLIGQNYPNATHLIKVATQTALGKRESMGIFGSDYPTTDGTCVRDYIHVSDLADAHLSALEYLNEHEKSETFNVGYGRGFSVKEVIETAKKVSGVDFKVVSAPRREGDPACLIAKPEKIRKLTNWRPKREDLALIIKTALEWEKRL; translated from the coding sequence ATGAAAATTTTAATAACAGGCGGAGCGGGCTACATCGGATCTCACGTGCTAAAGGCTCTTTTAAAGCAAGGCGGACACGAGATAACGGTCGTGGATAATCTCTGCAAAGGCACCACAAAGGCGCTTGACGCGCTTGAGAAAATCGGTAAATTTAAGTTCGTAAAGGCAAATTTGGAAGATGATCTAGGCGGGATTTTTGCGGAGGGCAAATTTGACGCGATTATCCATTTTGCCGCATTTATCGAGGTTTTTGAAAGCACTCAATATCCGCTAAAATACTACCTAAACAACACCGCAAACGTCGCTAAAATTTTGACTTATTGCAAGCAGTACGGCGTAAATAAATTTATATTTAGCTCCACCGCTGCCGTTTACGGCGAGCCAGAAATCGGCGAGGTTGATGAGCAAACCGCGGCAAATCCGATAAATCCCTACGGCCGAAGCAAGCTAATGAGCGAGTGGATCATCAAAGACTACGCCGCTTCAAATGAAAATTTCAAATTTGCGATTTTGCGCTACTTTAACGTCGCGGGCGCCGACGAGGAGGGGCTCATCGGGCAAAACTATCCAAACGCCACGCACCTAATCAAAGTCGCGACGCAGACGGCTCTGGGCAAGCGTGAAAGCATGGGGATTTTCGGCAGCGACTATCCGACGACAGACGGCACCTGCGTGAGGGACTACATCCACGTGAGCGACCTAGCGGACGCGCATCTAAGCGCGCTGGAGTATCTAAACGAGCATGAAAAAAGCGAGACCTTTAACGTCGGCTACGGCCGCGGTTTTAGCGTAAAAGAGGTTATAGAAACGGCTAAAAAAGTAAGCGGGGTTGATTTTAAAGTAGTTAGCGCGCCTCGTAGAGAGGGCGATCCGGCGTGCCTCATCGCAAAGCCCGAAAAGATAAGAAAATTAACTAACTGGCGGCCTAAGAGAGAGGATCTCGCGCTCATCATAAAAACCGCGCTTGAGTGGGAGAAACGGCTGTGA
- a CDS encoding UDP-glucose dehydrogenase family protein: MRIAVVGTGYVGLVSGACLAKMGNDVICVDVDEAKINALNSGVIPIYEPGLSEIVAECRANGALKFSVDIKEALAHASVLFIAVGTPMGADGQADLRYVLEVAKSIGQNLTSPLIVVDKSTVPVGTAEKVTEVIAGELKKRNIDVKFEVVSNPEFLKEGAAVEDFLKPDRVVVGASSEWGQSVMRELYAPFMKNHDRFIAMDVKSAEMTKYAANAMLATKISFINEIAGICERVGADVNLVRKGIGSDSRIGYSFIYPGCGYGGSCFPKDVEALIYTARQNGFEPQVLSAVEARNAAQKTVLFEKISAFFGGNLSGKTVAIWGLAFKPNTDDMREASSLVLIKALENAGANVVAYDPKAANEAKKYLPNSNLKFAPNKYDALNGADALALVTEWSEFRSPDFMEMKQRLKNAVIFDGRNQYDAKNLANLGFKYFQIGVKS; the protein is encoded by the coding sequence GTGAGGATCGCAGTCGTAGGCACGGGCTACGTGGGGCTAGTTAGCGGCGCGTGCCTAGCTAAAATGGGCAACGACGTCATATGCGTGGACGTGGACGAAGCAAAGATAAACGCTCTAAACAGCGGCGTTATACCGATCTATGAGCCCGGACTTTCTGAAATCGTGGCTGAGTGCAGGGCAAACGGCGCGCTCAAATTTAGCGTCGATATAAAAGAAGCCTTGGCGCACGCTAGCGTGCTATTTATCGCGGTGGGTACGCCTATGGGCGCGGACGGGCAGGCCGATCTGCGATACGTGCTAGAAGTCGCAAAAAGCATCGGGCAAAATTTAACCTCGCCGTTAATCGTCGTGGATAAATCAACCGTCCCCGTGGGTACGGCGGAGAAGGTAACCGAAGTGATCGCGGGCGAGCTAAAAAAGAGAAACATAGACGTCAAATTTGAGGTCGTCTCAAACCCCGAGTTTTTAAAAGAGGGCGCGGCGGTTGAGGACTTTTTAAAGCCAGACCGCGTCGTAGTGGGCGCTAGTAGCGAGTGGGGGCAAAGCGTTATGCGCGAGCTTTATGCGCCCTTTATGAAAAATCACGATAGATTTATCGCCATGGACGTAAAGTCCGCCGAGATGACCAAATACGCCGCAAATGCGATGCTAGCGACTAAAATCAGCTTTATAAACGAGATCGCGGGGATCTGCGAACGCGTGGGAGCGGACGTAAATTTGGTGCGAAAAGGCATCGGCAGCGACTCTCGCATCGGCTATAGCTTTATATACCCCGGCTGCGGATACGGCGGCAGCTGCTTTCCAAAAGACGTCGAGGCGCTCATCTACACCGCTAGGCAAAACGGCTTTGAGCCGCAGGTTTTAAGCGCGGTTGAGGCTAGAAATGCGGCGCAAAAAACGGTACTTTTTGAAAAAATTTCAGCATTTTTCGGCGGAAATTTGAGCGGCAAAACGGTGGCGATTTGGGGTCTAGCTTTTAAACCAAATACCGATGATATGCGCGAGGCTAGCTCGCTAGTGCTCATAAAGGCGCTAGAAAACGCGGGCGCAAACGTCGTCGCCTACGATCCAAAGGCTGCAAACGAAGCAAAAAAATATCTACCTAACTCAAATTTAAAATTCGCCCCAAACAAATACGACGCGTTAAACGGCGCCGATGCTCTCGCGCTCGTGACCGAGTGGAGCGAGTTTAGGTCGCCTGATTTTATGGAGATGAAACAGCGGCTAAAAAACGCCGTGATCTTTGACGGGCGCAATCAATACGACGCGAAAAATCTGGCAAACTTGGGCTTTAAGTATTTCCAAATAGGAGTGAAATCATGA
- a CDS encoding ecotin family protein, whose translation MRKILLFIATCVLPLALLAGENAPKTEENIFELPISKMPPDYFKYEVAFFKEMQIDCNFALLLGGKLEEKEDASGMYYEFSGGDELAQTMMLCKDGKKKRRVYYELTQILPGVSPIKIITPQGVGAEIRVYERVKTIESKKLKRKNK comes from the coding sequence ATGAGGAAAATTTTACTTTTTATCGCGACTTGCGTGCTGCCGCTTGCGCTTTTGGCGGGCGAAAACGCACCAAAAACCGAGGAAAATATTTTCGAGCTGCCTATCTCAAAGATGCCGCCTGATTATTTTAAATACGAAGTCGCATTTTTTAAAGAGATGCAAATCGACTGCAACTTCGCCTTGTTACTCGGCGGGAAACTCGAGGAAAAAGAGGACGCGAGCGGGATGTATTACGAATTTAGCGGCGGCGACGAGCTAGCGCAAACGATGATGCTTTGCAAGGACGGAAAGAAAAAGAGGCGGGTTTATTATGAGCTCACTCAAATTTTACCGGGCGTTAGCCCTATTAAAATAATAACTCCGCAAGGCGTAGGCGCGGAAATAAGAGTGTATGAACGCGTAAAAACGATAGAATCAAAAAAATTAAAAAGGAAAAATAAATGA